One stretch of Flavobacterium sp. 9 DNA includes these proteins:
- a CDS encoding M48 family metallopeptidase, whose protein sequence is MKKHLIIGLFAVVLAGCATNPITGKQNLNFVSNSELFPTSFQQYSTFLTENKVITGTADAKRVDLVGSKIKSAAEKYLNYLGQSQYLKDYRWEYKLVDNKEVNAWCLPGGKIVVYSGILPVTQNESGLATVMGHEVSHALANHGAQRMSAAQLQSIGGAVLDAATSNKSAQTKEIFSQAYGMGTQVGVMLPFSRSNESEADKIGLTLMAIAGYNPDDAIAFWTRMSANSGGAGTPEFMSTHPSDATRIANLKALIPEAKATALKVGIIK, encoded by the coding sequence ATGAAAAAACATTTAATAATAGGTCTATTTGCGGTCGTTTTAGCCGGATGTGCAACCAATCCAATTACGGGAAAACAAAATTTAAACTTTGTTTCTAACAGCGAATTATTTCCGACATCATTTCAACAATACAGTACTTTTTTAACTGAAAATAAAGTTATTACAGGAACCGCTGATGCAAAAAGAGTTGATTTGGTAGGATCAAAAATTAAGTCTGCTGCCGAAAAATATCTAAATTATTTAGGGCAATCGCAATATTTAAAAGATTATCGTTGGGAGTATAAACTTGTAGACAACAAAGAAGTAAATGCATGGTGTCTTCCTGGAGGAAAAATTGTCGTTTATTCGGGAATTTTGCCTGTAACCCAAAACGAATCAGGATTAGCGACGGTTATGGGACACGAAGTTTCGCACGCATTAGCCAATCACGGAGCACAGAGAATGAGTGCTGCGCAATTACAATCAATAGGAGGTGCAGTTTTGGATGCTGCAACAAGCAATAAATCTGCACAAACTAAAGAAATATTTTCGCAAGCTTACGGAATGGGTACACAAGTAGGAGTAATGCTTCCGTTTAGCAGAAGCAACGAAAGTGAAGCTGATAAAATTGGATTAACATTAATGGCAATAGCAGGTTACAATCCAGATGATGCAATTGCATTCTGGACCAGAATGTCAGCTAATTCAGGAGGTGCAGGAACCCCGGAATTTATGAGTACGCACCCATCTGATGCGACAAGAATTGCAAATTTAAAAGCATTGATACCAGAAGCCAAAGCAACAGCGCTTAAAGTTGGTATTATAAAATAA